A stretch of the Clostridiales bacterium genome encodes the following:
- the queA gene encoding tRNA preQ1(34) S-adenosylmethionine ribosyltransferase-isomerase QueA — MKTSDFDYELPEELIAQTPVEPRDHSRLLIYRRKTGAIEHKHFYDIIDELNPGDALVINETRVIPARLLGVKDDTGVPVEVLLLRRKTATDWEALVRPGRRLKPGTTCSFGDGLLRCEILGNVEEIGGRMVRFSCDGVFEEVLDRLGEMPLPPYIHEKLEDGSRYQTVYARLEGSAAAPTAGLHFTPELLDRIRAKGVTVVPVLLHVGLGTFRPVKVEDAEKHVMHSEYCAVSAEAAETLNRIRREGGRIICVGTTSVRTLETMSTPDGIIHPGDGDTSIFIYPGVKIKAVDALITNFHLPQSTLLMLVSAFMGREEALRVYKEAVSEKYRFFSFGDAMFID; from the coding sequence ATGAAAACTTCCGATTTTGATTACGAGCTTCCGGAGGAGCTGATTGCCCAGACCCCGGTGGAACCCCGGGACCACAGCCGGCTGCTCATTTACCGCCGGAAAACCGGTGCCATTGAACATAAGCATTTCTACGACATCATCGATGAACTGAATCCCGGGGACGCCCTGGTCATCAATGAGACCCGGGTGATTCCCGCGCGCCTGCTCGGCGTGAAGGACGACACCGGCGTCCCGGTGGAGGTGCTGCTGCTGCGCCGGAAAACCGCCACGGACTGGGAGGCGCTGGTGCGCCCCGGCCGCCGGCTGAAGCCCGGCACCACCTGTTCCTTCGGGGACGGGCTGCTCCGCTGCGAAATCCTCGGCAACGTGGAGGAGATCGGCGGGCGCATGGTCCGCTTCTCCTGCGACGGCGTGTTTGAGGAGGTGCTCGACCGCCTGGGCGAGATGCCGCTTCCGCCATACATCCATGAAAAGCTGGAGGACGGCAGCCGGTACCAGACCGTGTACGCGCGGCTGGAGGGTTCCGCCGCCGCCCCGACCGCAGGGCTGCACTTCACGCCGGAGCTGCTGGACCGCATCCGCGCCAAAGGCGTGACCGTGGTCCCCGTGCTGCTGCACGTCGGGCTGGGCACCTTCCGTCCCGTGAAGGTGGAGGACGCGGAGAAGCACGTGATGCACAGTGAGTACTGCGCCGTTTCCGCCGAAGCCGCCGAAACGCTGAACCGCATCCGCCGGGAAGGCGGGCGCATCATCTGCGTCGGCACCACGTCCGTGCGCACGCTGGAAACCATGTCCACGCCGGACGGGATCATCCATCCCGGCGACGGGGACACCTCCATCTTCATTTATCCCGGTGTGAAAATCAAGGCGGTGGACGCCCTGATCACCAATTTTCACCTGCCCCAGAGCACACTGCTGATGCTCGTGAGCGCCTTCATGGGACGGGAGGAAGCCCTCCGTGTGTATAAGGAAGCCGTTTCCGAAAAATACCGCTTTTTCTCCTTCGGCGACGCGATGTTTATCGACTGA
- the ruvB gene encoding Holliday junction branch migration DNA helicase RuvB has translation MDDRLMNGTFLAEDGAVEQTLRPHNLRDYVGQKAVKDSLGIYIEAALSRHDALDHMLLYGPPGLGKTTLACIVAAEMGQNIRVTSGPAIERPGDLASILSNLNAGDVLFIDEIHRLSRQVEEVLYPAMEDYAIDIMIGKGPTARSIRVDLPKFTLVGATTRAGQLSAPLRDRFGMLFRLEMYSPEELSQIVERSAGILGVDADKEGLLEIARRSRGTPRIANRMLKRVRDYAEVRAGGHISRDVAREALAMLDVDELGLDKVDRNMLNTMMDKFSGGPVGLDTLAATTGEDAVTIEDVYEPYLMQLGFLMRTPRGRMCTPAAWAHMKKKMPASAEEQIRMEI, from the coding sequence ATGGATGACAGACTGATGAACGGAACCTTCCTCGCGGAGGACGGCGCGGTGGAGCAGACGCTCCGGCCGCACAACCTGCGTGACTACGTGGGGCAGAAAGCGGTCAAGGACAGCCTCGGCATCTACATCGAGGCCGCCCTCTCCCGGCATGACGCGCTGGACCATATGCTGCTCTACGGCCCGCCCGGCCTGGGAAAAACCACCCTGGCCTGCATCGTCGCGGCCGAAATGGGGCAGAACATCCGGGTCACCAGCGGTCCCGCCATCGAGCGGCCCGGCGACCTGGCCTCCATCCTCAGCAACCTGAACGCCGGGGACGTGCTGTTCATCGATGAGATCCACCGCCTTTCCCGCCAGGTGGAGGAAGTGCTGTACCCCGCCATGGAGGACTACGCCATTGATATCATGATCGGCAAGGGACCGACCGCCCGGAGCATCCGGGTCGACCTGCCGAAATTCACCCTGGTCGGCGCGACCACCCGCGCCGGGCAGCTGTCCGCCCCCCTGCGCGACCGGTTCGGCATGCTGTTCCGTCTGGAGATGTACTCTCCCGAGGAGCTCAGCCAGATCGTGGAACGCAGCGCCGGAATCCTCGGCGTGGACGCGGACAAGGAAGGCCTGCTGGAGATCGCCCGGCGCAGCCGCGGCACTCCCCGGATTGCCAACCGCATGCTCAAGCGCGTGCGGGACTACGCCGAAGTCCGTGCCGGCGGGCACATCAGCCGTGACGTCGCGCGGGAGGCTCTGGCCATGCTCGACGTGGATGAGCTGGGCCTGGACAAGGTGGACCGGAACATGCTGAACACCATGATGGACAAGTTCTCCGGCGGACCGGTCGGCCTGGATACCCTGGCCGCCACCACCGGCGAGGACGCCGTGACCATCGAGGACGTGTACGAGCCCTACCTGATGCAGCTCGGCTTCCTGATGCGGACCCCGCGGGGCCGGATGTGCACGCCTGCCGCATGGGCCCATATGAAGAAAAAGATGCCTGCCTCTGCCGAGGAGCAGATCAGGATGGAGATCTGA